One window of Bifidobacterium pseudocatenulatum DSM 20438 = JCM 1200 = LMG 10505 genomic DNA carries:
- a CDS encoding isochorismatase family protein — protein MKKALIIVDVQPTFCEGGELGVAGGNAVAERIADYVNAHRGEYEYIATTQDWHIEPGSHWSEQPDYVDTWPVHGKAGTPGAELHPAIAALHVEHHFKKGQYSPSYSGFEGYEDNTDSIPSREQVASDMATGRTLVVALESAGIECVDVVGLAESHCVKETALDARKLGLEVHVIENLTEPVSEELGIAARQQMLSAGVILD, from the coding sequence ATGAAGAAAGCTTTGATCATTGTGGATGTGCAGCCGACATTTTGCGAAGGCGGCGAACTGGGTGTAGCCGGTGGCAATGCCGTCGCGGAACGTATCGCGGATTACGTGAATGCGCATCGCGGCGAGTACGAATACATCGCAACCACGCAGGATTGGCATATCGAGCCCGGCTCACACTGGTCGGAGCAACCCGACTATGTGGATACGTGGCCCGTGCACGGCAAGGCCGGCACTCCCGGCGCCGAACTTCATCCAGCGATCGCCGCGCTGCATGTAGAGCATCATTTCAAGAAGGGACAGTATTCGCCGTCATATTCGGGGTTCGAAGGATACGAGGATAATACGGATTCGATTCCTTCCCGCGAACAGGTCGCCTCTGACATGGCTACAGGGCGTACGCTTGTCGTTGCATTGGAATCCGCGGGTATCGAATGCGTCGACGTGGTTGGCTTGGCCGAATCGCACTGTGTCAAGGAAACCGCGCTGGACGCCCGTAAGCTTGGACTTGAAGTGCATGTCATCGAAAACCTGACCGAACCGGTCAGTGAAGAACTCGGCATCGCAGCCCGCCAGCAAATGCTCTCCGCCGGCGTCATCCTCGACTAG
- a CDS encoding MGMT family protein, producing MEKGLFSRRVYEVVRRIPKGKVATYGQVAALAGAPRNARFVGYALHSNPEPGVIPCHRVVFRDGSLAPGFAFGGPERQRLLLEEEGVVFISPKGMPELSESGKMKDSNAGASGLRVDLARCQWDA from the coding sequence ATGGAGAAGGGATTGTTCAGCAGGCGTGTTTATGAGGTGGTGCGGCGCATTCCGAAGGGTAAAGTCGCCACCTATGGGCAGGTTGCGGCTTTGGCCGGAGCGCCACGCAACGCGCGTTTTGTCGGCTATGCCCTGCATTCGAATCCTGAGCCGGGTGTGATTCCATGTCATCGTGTGGTGTTCCGAGACGGCTCGTTGGCACCCGGATTCGCGTTCGGCGGTCCGGAAAGACAGCGGCTTCTGCTCGAAGAGGAAGGCGTTGTCTTCATCTCTCCGAAAGGTATGCCCGAACTAAGCGAGTCAGGCAAGATGAAAGACTCGAACGCCGGAGCTTCCGGACTGCGAGTCGATCTCGCCCGTTGTCAGTGGGACGCCTAG